The DNA sequence TTCTCAAGAGGAAACTCAACATAATTAGCGTACAGACATTTCTGCTAGTCCATTCATGACTAGAACCTTTTGTTGTGCTCGCCAACAATCTTGATTTTGGTTTTGCAAGACTTGACTCTCATTCTGCAAACTTGTCATGGATGTGGTCATAAACTATCTGGTCTCCGTCATGAACTTCCATCTCTTCCAGTACAGCTGCGTTCTCCACGAAGAACTTTGTGAGCTTGACTTCAAAGCAGTTCAAGCTCTCCAACTCAAATTCAAACCTTATTTTCCTCAAATGGTGATCCAAGCAATGGAAGGAGCGTGCTTTAAGCGCAGCAAGCTCCTCCACACCGTCATCATCTCCAGATTTAATCCTTTTGATGAATGACATAATGGATTTCTCAGCTCTTCCCTTGTTCTTTTGGCGAACCTTCAGACGACGACGGGGAAATGCGTATGGGTCGCAGTGCAAATCACACTTGAGGTGGAACTCCTGCATCGATGGGCAACACTGGAGCAGGTTTGCTATCGCCACCGCTGCGCCATGCCTATCCTCCTGGCAAGACCCTTTTAGCTTCAAGAACCTGAGGTCGGGGAACACTTTGAGGAACCTGTCTTCTTGCTCTAGTTGGACGGCGATGTCATTGATGACCCAGAGCTCAAGCTGCAGAAATCGTAATCGACTGAATCTGCCAATGGATTCCCAAAAGATGGCGCGGGGTTCGGCAACGCCCATCCTGGAAGGAAGCCTGCAGGTACACCGTGATGTGCAGAAGCAAAGCTCCATGTGCTGCAGGTTCGCTGGCAGGCCAGATGGCGCCGCCGAGCTGAACGGGAAGTGCTCCAGAAACCCAGTGTAGCGCAGAGTGCGGACGCCGGGCGCGTCGAGGTCCACGCCGTCAGTCCATGAGCAGTGGCAGTGCATCAGCGTGACCGAGACCGTGGCGTTGGGGCACCGGAGGAGGATTCGCCGCCGCATCGACATCGCCGTGGTCCACTCGAGACCAGCAAGCTCAAATGACGGGAAGCTGACGTACTCGAGCCATAGGGTAGAGAGGTTCGGCGCGGTGTCGAGCATGGACTGGAGGGTCTCCGAGGAGGTGACGCAGCCCACCATCCTGAGCGTCTCCAGGCATCTGAAGACGGCACCGTTGTTGCCTGGCGACCCGAGCGTGCAGCCGCCGATGTCCAGCACCTGGAGAGACGTGCCGGGGAGGAGACCTGCAGGGAGCTCGTACTCCTCGCGCGTCTGGCAGAACTCGGCCGTCAGCTCCATGCGGAGCTCCTCCAGGCGTCGCATCGCCGGCGCAGCAAGAAGGGCGTCCATCCCGGGCGAGGTGCGCATGATGCCTTGCAGGAAATCGTTCTGGAAGTAGCTGTCGGCACGGACGGAGAGCGTCCTGACCGGGCATCGGCCGTCCGTGCCGACGGCGGCCAGAGCGTCGCGGAAGAACTCCCGCCCCAATTTTGCGCCGTCGTAGTCGATGTCCCGATAGTGCCTCGTGTCGAAATTGACGCCGTCGGCCTCGCGCCACAGCGTGCGCCACCGCTTCGAGAGGACGCTGGTCTGGACGGCCGCCTTGAGGTGGAGGGAGGAGAGGACGCGTGCCAGCACGGAGTCGGGGAGCGCGGACAGGCGGTCGTCGGTGGACGACATGGCTGCTGCTCTGGTGCGCGAGATCTTAATTCTTTGGCGCTGGCTACGCGAGGCCGGCGGCGCTCGCGAAGACCTAAGGAGGAGATTGGAGATCGACGATCTGATTCAGACGTTCGGAGTTCTTTCTTACCTTCCTCTTTAATTCTTTATATGACGCCTGGCGATTGACGCGTTTTCGATATGGATACGTTTCTCAAATCTGATCGAAGTGCTTGCTACTCGAAAATAATTTGATCTATTTTTGTTGTCAATTATTTAGGGCGCTTGAGAAAAATAGGGCCATTCATTTGGATAGACAGGACGATAGAGGCGGACCGACGgggatttttttttacaatttggcACTTTTCTTGAAACAAATTTATATTTGGCCTATATAAACTGATCTTTGGATTCTCAGGGTCGGCACCGAAACTCATGGTTCTGAGGTAATACATCTTGACACCATAAATCTTAGCTCCGAGGTTCCTGCCACGCGCAACAGGACATCCTAGGTAGCACTGACATGGCTGGTACCTCGGAGCCATAGATCTTGGTGTCGACCTCGGAGTCAAGATCTGTGGCTTCGACCTTGGAGGCAAGATCTATGGCTCCGACATCGAAGCTATGGATTTTGGCACCGAGCTTGGATTCAGCCACGACCAAGTTTTACTGCCTGAGCCTACTCTAATTTGTTCCTCCTCGCTCTCGGATTCTTGCACTCCATAGAAGTAACTACATATATAATGTCGAAGTCTCTAGACATCCAAAATAAGCAAAATTCATACAATCTAAATACATTGCTTAACTACACCATCTAGTAACCTAACTAAATATCTTACTAAATTTGCTATGTacctatataaaataaatagattaGCTATATATAGAATTAAATTAGCTAACTATATATATGACTATATAACTAGCTAGGGGTGCACCCTCATCACCCTAGCTAGGTATAGTTATCTAGTTCTATAGTTAGATTTCATAGGTAGTTAGACAATGCAGTTAGTAAAAATATGTTATATAGGTAGATAGCaaatttagatagatatttagTTAGATTATTAGGTAATGTGGTTAGATAATGTATTTGGACTGTAGGAATTTTGCTTATTTCAAATGTCTAGAGACTTCGACATTATTTAGTTGCTTCTATGGAGGGCAAGAATCCGAGAGGGAGAAGAAACAAATGAGAGTAGGCTCAGACGGTAAGATCAGTGCCAAGATCCATGGCTCCAAGGTCAGAGCTTGGAGCCATAGATCTCGGCATCAAGGTCGGCGCCAAGATCTGTGGCTCCAAGGTACCAGCTACGTCAGTGTCACCTAGGATGCCCTGTTGTGCGTGGCCAGACACCTCAGAGCCAAAATTTGTGGTGTCGAGATGTGTTACCTCAGCCATGGGTTCTGACGCCGACCCCTAGGGTCCAAAGATCAGTTTATATCACTTAAAGAGCTAAATGTAAATTTGTTTCAAAAAAGAGTCAAATTAGAAAAATTTAGGTTAGGTGGGCCACGACATACCCTAGAGTCCATATGTAAGGGACACATAAtagagaatttttatgtaaaaaatGAAGAATACGAGTCATGTATGCAGAAGTCCCATGCCGCTACGCCCGATTCCTCTGTTTGGCTCTACGCACGCCGACTCACGGCCGCCTCGCGCCTCGATAGCCCAACGGACTCACGCCACAGTGCCTCACAAACATGGAGACAGCCCACAGCCCGATCAGCCGGTCACTACTCGGCATTTCGTGATCTTTGCGTCCACTACTCGGCATTTcgtgatcttttttttttataaatactGATTATTTATTTATACTCCGTCGATCCTAACTTATAAGACAATTGACTTTTTTCTCTCAAGTTTTATCACtcgttttattcaaaaaaaataattatacaaatatagacaaatttaagttattcttgaagaatttttattaataaaccaggtcatgataaaagaagtgatattttataaaattttttgaataaacgTGTGGTCAAATTTGAtgttaaaaaagtcaaatgtctTGTAATTTAGGATAGATTGAGTAACTTATAAGTGATTTTCTTGGTGGTTGGAATCATTTTCATCAGAGCATCACTTCTTTTTGCATTAAACTTGATGTTCAATCTGCTATGGATGGTGATTATGCAACGGTGGCAACAACGAGTGTTGAAAGGGTAAATTGCTTAAAGGGAAAACAAAGTCAAGGAATGATCATAGTCTAGTCACGTTTATTGAGCGGGATATTTTCTTCCAAGCAGGGGATGAAAATAATATGATCGATACATCATAGTCGTTAAGAAAGCGGCGGTAAACAAGCTAGACAAGTAGTATTGTAAGTCTCTTTTATCACTATATTTTAGACTATTTATATTTCATTTGAACTATTTCTATCATAATTTATCGTTGTTTCTAGCTTAATCTTTGAATTTAAGGCTATGTTATTAAACACATGTGGTTTTACCTAATTGCCTAAGAAAATTTTTAGTGCGGCATACCCTGTGATAAAATCCTAGGTCTGCCAATAGAATTGGTATTTATTGTGGCTCATTGCTACCTGTTTCTGGCAAACCAGTAGCAGTAACCCTTCACTGTAGGATCATTAGctgaaaattcaaaaaataATTAGGATCATAATGACCTAGTAGCAAAGGTCCCTATCACTGCTGACTAAAGCCACAAGCTGGAAGTGACATATCACTATCGGTTGAAGCCATGAGTCGGCAGTGAAACTGACACTGACTCCTAACTTGTGGCTTCAACCGGAGGTGAAATTTCACTATCAGCTTGTGCCTCGAGCCAGCGGTGATATAGGTGTGTTTGTGTTTGCCTAACTTCTAGGATAGCTAGAATTCTAACTTGGGCAGCCTTAGCCTTTTTCCACCAAGCCAACCCTTGGTTGTTTGGTTATCTTACTGTCTAAGCCGGTTTAGCCCCTGTGTGTGTTTAGTTGTCTGATTTGTTTTAGTACAGTCACATTTTCGCTGAATTGGTAAGGTTACCTTATGAGGCATTTCGTCGAATCAGTAATGTCATCCTCTGTGAAAACGGCATTGCTCGCACAACAAGATTTGTGCTTCCACTAGCCACAGGAGAAAATTGGTATAGGCTGGTCCACAGAGAGATTTTTTTTCACGATCATGCCTAGCCATAtatttcattaagcagaaaAGAGTTTGTTACAACCCAAGATGCCACAGTAATCCAAGGTTACCGAAGCATCCCTACAAATAGAGTCGCACGAGCTTGTACTTACTAAGTAACAGATTTCATGACCACTAGAGGGATGCCACAATCAGATGGGCAAAAGGGACGATAAATGTGAGACGATGAACAGAAGCAAGATTTTTACTAGCTTCAGGAACATAAAGAATGTTATTCAAAAGAAGATTTCGATTTGGGGTGTGAACAAACTTTTGCCTACTTGGCTGATACTCATACCTGCTCCACTGGCCGTGTGTACCTGATCCGTGCCGTGATATTTGTCCCTCACGGTGAGCTTGTCAAGTTCCGCCGTGATGTGGTCCGTGGCACCGGTGTCAGTGTACCAGTTTGTATCAACGCCGTAGGAGGTAGTGGTAGCAGTCGACGCCGAGCGCTTCTCAGAAGGCCCTGTGAACGAGGCATCGAACCGTTTGAAGCATCGGAGGACGGTATGGCCTTCTCTGCCACAGAGTTGGCAGATGTCGTCGGAGTTCTGTCGAGGGCGACCGCCACTGCCCCCGTTGTTGCTGCCGTTGCCGCGACCGCGTGCACAACCATGGCCACGGCTGCCGCCGCCTCAACTGAAGGAGCCACGACCACCACGTGTGGCGGTGTTAGCTGATGACCCGGAGCCACCGTCGTTCTGTAGATTGATCCTTTGTTCCCAGCTTACAAGCTGGGTGTAGAGCTCAGCAAGCGTCAATGGCTCGACGCGTGCGGAGATGGAGGACACGACAGGATTAAAATCCATGTCAAGCCCTGCGAGGATGTAGGACGCTATCTCCTCATCTTCCAGTTTCTTCCCAGCGGACGCCATGTCGTCAGCAAGGGACTTGATCTTACTGAAGAACTTAGCAATGGTGGACGATCCCTTGTGCGCAGTGGCAAGGGCCATCAGTGTGTTGATGATCCGCCCGCGAGACTGCGATGCGGTCATATTTTGGACCGCTTTCCAAACTTCAGCAGAGGTGGTGCACGTGGAGATCTGCACCATGACCTCCTTGGATACAGACTACAGGAGGTAGTTGAAGATCTGTTGATCTTTTGCATACCAGGATTCATACTCATAATTGGAACTGAGTTCATCAGGCTTCGTTGCATCCTAAGCAATCTTCTTGGGAGGTGGCGCCGCCGTCTCGGAATCGAGGGAATGACCGAGCTGAGCGCCGCGAATAGCTGAGAGCACCTGAAGGCTCCACAGCAGGTAAATGTTCTTCCCTAACTTCTCGGTGACGGGGCAACCGATCAGGGAGAAGACAGCAGGTAGCACAGAGGATGAAGCCATGGATAAGTTTGTGAAAGTAGCTGGCTCTGATACCATGTCAAGATGGCGTTAACGTGTACCTTCTCAGGTGCACGGCTCCGTGTTAATATAGCTAGGAAGAGCCCCTAGCGTGGCTTGTACAACAAGAAGATACAAAAGATATCTAAATCTATCTACTTACATTCCAAGTATACAACAACCAGAATCTATCTAACGGAGCCTAACAACCTGACGTATAGTTCAAGGTAGCAACACCTAAATAATAGCTGATTCAGGTATGAGATATTTTAACACATCCAAATGTTTGAGACGTCGGACGTATAGGTAGCGACATGGTAGTTCCTCCAATAGGATAGGATTTCATGAACACGGGTGTCATCTTCAGCAGAGCAGTGTAGAGGAATGGCCACACTCTTTTCTTGGTTTGAGAATAAGCCGGACACCAAGCCAAAAATTGCTAGTGCGGCCTTTAATGTATGGAGGTCAGCAGTAGCCAGGTTGATGAAGATCACCAAATCATCCGCGTAGAGGCTGAATCTATTCTCGACACAATTAAGCGGAGGTAACAATATCTGCAGCTCAGTCCAGAGCAAGAACCGGTTGAGGACCTCCATTACGAGTACAAACGACATTTGGGACAACAGATCTCCCTGTCGCAGCCCACGGGCGTGACAAATTCTCCCCCCCCCCCGACTATTCATTTAGCATGCAGTATTTTCATGCTAGCTGTAGATAAAATTATGGACATCCAATCAGTCCATCTTCTACCGAAGCCCATATGCTATAGTAATTCAAGCAAGAACACCCACGACACCATGTCAAACACTCTTGCTATATCAACTTTCAGCAAGATGGTTGGCGATCGTCTTGCATGAATTGCCTTGCAGGTGATCTGTACTTGTCTGAAATTGTCATGAATACGCCATCCCCTGATGAAGGCGCTCCGGTTGTGCATGACCAGACTATCAAGGATGCTAGCTAGCCTCCTGGCGAGGCATTTTGTGACTAACTTGCTGAAGGTATAGATAAGGCTAATGGGGTGGTAGTCATGGATCACCGCCAGATGATCCTTCTTCTTGAGCAGCACCATGAATGCGTCATTTAGATGATTGAAGTTTTTGGAATCCTGTGACCAGAAGGAGTTAAAGGCAGTCATGATATCGTCCCTGATTGTGTCCCAACTCAACTTGTAGAACAATCTTGTGAACCCATCGGGTCTGGGCACTTTGTCATTGGGTAGTTCAGTGATCACCGACCAAACCTCCTCCACAGTGAAGAAGTGCTCCAGCACCGCTAGGTCTTGATGCGGCAGCCCCAAGGCATGTAGATGAAACCTCTTGGTTCGTTCAAAATTCTCCCCCAGGATGGTGACATAGTGGCTATATAAAGTGTTCGCCATTTCTGCATCCTGAACCACCTCTACGCCATCCATGTTCAGTGAATCAATCCTGTTCTTTCGACTCTGTTGGTAGGCCTGAAGGTGATAGAATTTTGTATTTATGTCTCCCTCAGCTAGGAAAAGCATTCTGGAGTGCTGTCTAGCAATTGTTCGTGCCAATGTAGCAAGACCGAGCACTCTCAGCTTTAGGGTGTTCCGTAGGTCAATCTCCCATTGTGAGAGGTTTCAGGTTTCTGGATTCCTGCTCCTCATCGAATCTCTAGATGACCTCCCTTGCCATGGTGAGCTGTAATCTGACACTAACAATTTTGGAGTTGCTCCAACGGCATAGGTCCTTAGCGACGCTTCTGAAGTTGCAATCAAGCAACCTGAATGGGTCTGCGTTTACAATCCCTGGTTGCCATGCCGCCGCAATGACCTCAGCGAACCCTAGCAGCTTTGTCCAAAATGACTCAAACCGATAACATCGCTTTGTTCTAGAGAAAATGTTCAACTACAGCAATAGCGGGCAGTGATTAGAGCAGTCTAAGGAGAGGGGCTTCAACATGGTTCAGGAAGCTGCTGAAGCGTCTGAGGAAGCGAAAACTCGGTCGAGCAGCTCAAGCGCAGGTTGCCCGCGCACACTAGACCAGGTAAACCTTCTACCCACCAGGTTGATTTCTTCTAGCTGGAGGCCGTTGAGGAAGGACCTAAAACGCCTCATGCAACACTGATCAAGTTTGCCATTATTCTTGTCTTGTGTGCGATAGATCATGTTAAAATCACCACATAGGAGCCAAAGTCTCGGGTGGCCGGCTCTAAACTATCGCAGATCATCAAGAAATTTGATCTTTTCATTGTCCTACTGTAGTCCATAGATGACTGTAATCCACCATGGATCGGCAACAGGGCCATTCTTGGACACCTTATCAGACAGGGAGAAGCGACCCTTCATGACATTAGTCACAACCCAGGTGTTAACATGCCAACCCAGGAGGACCCCGCCAGAAACGTTTATAGCGGGGACAAAATCATAGTCAAATCTAGCTCCTAGGATTTCATTAGTGAGACTGTTATAGATCAAGGAGAGCTTGGTCTCCTGAATACACACAAGAGAGGGTTGCTCCTAGACCACAAACTCTCGAACGACATTGTGGTGCATGCGTCCATTGAGGCCCCGCACGTTCCACACAAAGTAGCTAGCGACAACATAAGAGACTTTTTTATGTGACacagtgttgggtattttaaacgcaaacagaaaaatccgcaagcgcacggataccgatgtagctttcacccggaagtattccagagtatcaattttccacagggaacgtgagtgtactaattaagatccaagatcgcccaaggataactatataattatttttggtgggaagagaggaagtttcctgagagttctttagttgatctaagaatcaagaattacttcaagattatctatatcgggacatcagagcactaaccacagaaagagatgagaagggggctaggaaggtctgactacggtcctacaaacaccgatccgaacgaggtggaatacgtcgaccgttagggctgtcactaccctaaggctaccacaacaatccgcaggattgggtgcaattccaggtaattgcaagactaaacaccacgtctaatctattaattactactctaatgttgcaaagattagagcacttgatgcaagcgggaatccaataaataacttgaatgtaaataaaagtaattaaagcactcaggattatgaattgaagaacctggagaacgatgaagaacgaaccagttgctgcaaaagtacaatgttgaggaagatccgacagatccggctcctcctccgctctcctcttctctctccctattttctagattacaactagaactaactagaactagaactagaggaactagaactagaactagatgaactagaactagatctagatgaactagaggtagaactagaagaactagagggatcctctctacttggatgaagaattgaaaccctaactttgattctgtagaagaggtatgatctctaggggccaggtggtctggttttatagtcccttcaagtgaatctgggccgtcggatcaaaccgacattgatcgcacggttttccttgatcctttaggtcggtggagcataatccgcgaaacgtgtcctgattgggcactgtagctgggcgggcgcccaggagagttgggcgggcgccctgcctccgagcccgatttccttcccgttcgttcccgtggcttctggagtcttctagatgatagaaaattgcgcgacacgttaatatctctatgtaaacccgacgtgtgggcctttctttcatatttcctgataaccccctgcagaaatagacaaacaccaaaactcatggaattctgtcagataaaaccctaagtctaggtgttggttgcatttggatccttttccatgattagttgatggttaaatgtgagcattaaggaccgtcaacaagctcccccaagcttaacctttgctcgtccctgagcaaagctaaaatcaacaagaaaataggggttacttttatgcctcttactacagggtttttaaggtcttaagtgattgaaaaacagaacgatcaagtcaagcactatgtctcaagttcttctgtcttacctttgttctggagttttttttataagtctgcaaaataaaaccgaggcatttgccttcttctcgaaagatatatataagtagagctttaaaagttttagcatacttactttgcattttgctttgtcaacgctcggagtaagggagagaaatgtcatactcctagatcaagacctttgaccattttgaaaagtttgtcatctcttactggcatattgcttattagagggaccatgggctatcatttttttcttttttttctttttttttcagtatctttttttttcaaatgggcagcaagtacccctaattctactgtcggacacatgtccatttttttccactcaggtgggtatctttgtacccctaattctacttcggacacttgtccatttttacctctcgtctcactcttttttttcgaatcaaatttttttgcatagtcccatgcctctaacacaataatacttcggaagagtgaatcttttatatttttaaaacaaagatcttgatcttgggagcatgataattctctcaaccaaaactacaagaattaacaatggcttgaacaaagcaagtgcccacagttttaatatttatatcttataagactctaggtattatgatctcatatatatttttttatgaatttttagattttcaaaagataaaatctccagaactctagcaaaacttggaacaagttaaatagtagctcagaccttctcatatcatgtttgtcaattacctagacttgaatcaaactttttttatttttatttaaaacttagaattacacaaaactattgtatattactcaaaagaaaaactttgtttggtttcatggttatgcatttttatttatttatttatttccgaatactagaaaataaaaccaaaggaagaaaagtaatacttatctagatacacgtgggggtgcctcccccaagctggatgttgacatagtcgttcactcttgtggcctgcatgttcggtctcactcttcttaagcttcaaaatcctgcacaacccaaatagacaacaaaactcgtggaacatgttaagggttaggtaattgtctagagcttatgagagcttaatatgagaattctatgaactcaatcacatcaagttcctctaccaggttgttttgtggctcgagatagattttcaagcgttgaccatttaccttaaaagtgttacctatgtcgtcttggatggtaatggctccatgagttggagtgtcaataaccttgtatggtccatcccacttacttcgtagcttaccatgcccaaagagcttaactcttgaattgaatagtagaaccttatctccaggcttaaactccttgtgcttgattctcttatcatgccatcgttttgttctctctttataaatccttgaattgtggtaggctttctctctccattcttctagctcagatagttgcatcagacgattctcactagcgaggtggagatccatgttccatttcttgagtgcccaatgagccttaaactctacttccacaggcaagtgacaagtttttccatatacaagttgataaggtgacatgcctatgggtgttttgaatgcagttctatatgcccaaagtgcatcaggaagtttgtccttccaccccttacccatctcatctacggtcttttgtaaaatatttttgatttgtttgttagatgtttcggcttgaccgctagtctgaggatggtatggtgttgcgacgttgtgtcggactccatgatcggctaggtacttccggaagattttgtcgatgaagtgggaacctccatcacttataactatccggggtctaccaaagcgaggaaagattacttcgtggaacattctcttggcatgttttgaatcagctgatcgacaaggtagggcttctacccatttgaacacgtagtccacagctactaagatatattcgcagttcccggacatagggaatggccccatgaaatcaatgccccatacatcgaaaagttctacttgaagattatttgtgagaggcatttcatttcgtgagttaatattcccatgtttttgacaccggtggcatctcctgacaaagtcctttgtatcttcatacattgttggccagaaaaaaccactttgccaaattttagcatgtgtccgga is a window from the Sorghum bicolor cultivar BTx623 chromosome 5, Sorghum_bicolor_NCBIv3, whole genome shotgun sequence genome containing:
- the LOC8076774 gene encoding putative F-box/LRR-repeat protein At3g58880, which produces MSSTDDRLSALPDSVLARVLSSLHLKAAVQTSVLSKRWRTLWREADGVNFDTRHYRDIDYDGAKLGREFFRDALAAVGTDGRCPVRTLSVRADSYFQNDFLQGIMRTSPGMDALLAAPAMRRLEELRMELTAEFCQTREEYELPAGLLPGTSLQVLDIGGCTLGSPGNNGAVFRCLETLRMVGCVTSSETLQSMLDTAPNLSTLWLEYVSFPSFELAGLEWTTAMSMRRRILLRCPNATVSVTLMHCHCSWTDGVDLDAPGVRTLRYTGFLEHFPFSSAAPSGLPANLQHMELCFCTSRCTCRLPSRMGVAEPRAIFWESIGRFSRLRFLQLELWVINDIAVQLEQEDRFLKVFPDLRFLKLKGSCQEDRHGAAVAIANLLQCCPSMQEFHLKCDLHCDPYAFPRRRLKVRQKNKGRAEKSIMSFIKRIKSGDDDGVEELAALKARSFHCLDHHLRKIRFEFELESLNCFEVKLTKFFVENAAVLEEMEVHDGDQIVYDHIHDKFAE